The genomic interval GCTCTTTCTGGCGGCGATGAACGAGCCTACCTTTCAGCAAGATCCCTCCCGTTGGGCGGCAATGCAGCCAGAGATCGTCGCTACGCTGCGCGAGGGCGCTCCTGACCATACCCTAATCGCCACCGGAGCGCTGTGGTCATCATTGGAAACCTTGCTGCGGCTCACCCCACTGGCTGATCCAAACGTGATCTACGAATTCCATTTTTACGACCCCTTCGCCTTCACCCATCAGGGCGCAACATGGATCGGTGAGAATCCAGTCACCCGTTTGCGGGAAGTCCCTTTCCCGCCCAACGAAACCGCCATGACGCGCCTCTACAACCGGAAGCGCAACGACCCCGACGCGCTGCGGGCGGCACAAGCCTACGCCGAAGAAAACTGGACGCCGGAACGGATTACCAAACGCTTAGCCGAGGCGGGCGCCTGGGCAAAAAAGTACGGGGTGCGCGTCATCTGTACCGAGTTTGGCGTGTACAGCGAATATGCCCCGCCACAAGACCGCGCTAACTGGCACGGCGCCGTGGTGAAGGCATTGGAAGGGCAGGGCATTGGCTGGACGATGTGGGAATACGATAGAAGTTTCGGCTTGGTGACGCGCTATGGAAAAAAGGTCGAGGTGAATCGCCCTCTTGCCGAGGCAATGGGTTTGACCCTCCCCTGACCGGTGGTATAGTTTTCGGGTTGTTAAACGTAAAGAGCGCTTATGAGCTTACCCACCATCGGAATCGCTGGTATTGGGACGTATTTCCCGCCGCACATTGAAACAGCGGCGGAGATCGTTGAACGGACGGGGATTCCCGAAAGCATCCTCCAGCAAAAAATGGGCATTGTCCAGCGCCATATTGCCGGCGAGACAGACACCATTAGCCATATGGCGACCATAGCAGCACAGCGGGCGCTAGAAGACGCCGGCATCCCCCCAAGTGCGGTAGGGGCGGTTATTTCGCATGGGAGCGAACATAAAGATCATCTTGTCTGGAACGCCGCTGCCAAGATTCAAGGCAATCTTGGTGCGGTGAATGCCTTCGCCTTTGAGGTGTACGCCCTCTGTGCAGGGGCAGCCATTGCCGTTGGCGCGGCGCAAGGGCTGATGATCGCCAACCCAAGCCTAGCGTGTGCTGTGTTGGTTGCCGCCAGCCGCGAACACGATTTGGTCAATCTATCCAACCCACGCACACGATTTATGACGAACTTTGGGGCGGGGGCAGGGGCAATGGTCTTGGCGCGGGATTACCCCCGCAATCATATTGTTGGCATGTCTGCCTTCACCGATGGCAGCCTTGCCGAAGCGGTCATCCTGAGCCAGAGCCGCGAGGTTGCCGGAGAGCGTCCAGAGGTCAGCGCCGATCTGCGCGGAAAACTCGATGTCATCCAACCAGAGTACATGACCGAGCGCTTAGGCGAAACCTCCCTGCGGAATTTTGTGCGGGTCATTGAGGAAGCCACCTCTCGCGCCGGAGCGGGTCTAGGGGACATTGCCTTTTTAGGCATTACCCACATGAAACGATCTTTTTACGAGGAAATTCTGGCGGCGGTGGGGCTAACCCCCGCTCAATCTGTCTACCTTCAAGACTATGGGCATGTCCAAAGTGCTGATCAAGTTTTGGCGCTCCAGTTAGGCTTGCAGGCGGGGACGATTCGCCCGGGCGATCTCGTCGTCCTCGCGGGGGCGGGTGTCGGCTATACATGGAGCGCTTTAGCCATTCGATGGGGATAACGATGCTGCAACCATCACCGCAATCATCACACTATGTTACCGATTGGTTGGAGCGTCGTGCCGCGCTAACACCAAACCGGATCGCCCTTCAGGATACGCTCATAGGGCGTGATCTTACCTACTCTGCATGGAACGCCGTGACGAACCAAACCGCCCATTTCCTCAGCGATCTGGGCGTGCGCAAGGGGGATCGCGTCGCCGTCTATGCTACAAACCGGACGGAATACCTTGAGGTCTGGCACGCCTGCGGAAAATTAGGGGCAATCCTCCAAAATGTGAACTGGCGGCTTGCCCTTCCCGAAGTAGACCATTTGCTGAAAGATGCGTCCCCAACGGTGATCCTGTATTCAGGCGAATTCGCCGCGCAAATCGAAACGCTTCGCCCCACCCTGACCACCGTGCGCGAATACGTCGCCTTTGATCCACCCTATCACCGCACCCTGCCCTTCGAGAAACGCCTCTCGTTTCCCACCACCGCCCCGGATCGCCCCTCCCTGACGCTCGATGACACATGGGTTATCTGCTACACGGGCGGCACGACGGGACTGCCCAAAGGGGCACTGTTGACTCATGGAAACATGACATGGAACAGCGTGAATACTGTCACCAGTTGGGGGTTGGATGCCAACGATGTCGGAATCATCAGCACGCCGCTGTTCCATACAGGGGCGTTGAACGTCTTTACCTTGCCGCTGATCCATGTTGGCGGAAAAAGCATCCTCTGCCAGCGCTTTGACTCTAACCAGATTTTTGATCTGATCGAAACAGGTGGCGTCACCGTTTTTTTTGGCGTCCCAACCATGTTTTTGGCGCTTCAGCAGCACCCCCGTTGGGAATCTGCTGATTTCTCCCGTCTGAAGATTGTGATCAGCGGGGGAGCGCCCTGCCCCATGCCCATTTTTGAGCGCTTCTGGGCAAAGGGGGTCGATTTCAAAACAGGCTATGGGTTAACCGAGGCGGGACCGAACACCTTTTGGCTGCCGCCGGAGGATGTCCGCCGTAAACCGGGCGCGGTGGGACGCCCGCTGATCCACGTCGATGTTCGTGTTGTCCGTTCTGATGGGTCAGATTGTGCGGCGGATGAACCCGGTGAATTGATCATCCGCGGTGCGCATGTCACGCCCGGCTATTGGAACAACCCCACCGCCACTGCTGAGGCAATCCGCGAGGGCTGGCTGCACACAGGCGACCTCGCCAAGTGCGATAGCGAGGGCTACTATACGATTGTGGGGCGTTTGAAAGAGATGATCATCAGCGGAGGGGAAAATATTTATCCAGCAGAGGTGGAAAGCGTCTTATTCGCCCATCCCGCCATTGCCGCCGCTGCCTTAATCGGTATCCCAGACCCCACATGGGGAGAGGTTGGGCGGGCAATCGTTGTCCTAGAAGTGGGACGCACCCTGACGGTGGACGAACTGGTTCAGTTTTTGCGCGAACGTCTGGCGGGTTATAAAGTCCCCAAATCCATTCGGTTTGTCAATGAACTGCCCCAAACAGGAGCGGGCAAGGTCGATAAACAGTTGTTGGCGCATCTCTACGGCGGATAACCCATCACAAGATCGTGGTTGGAGACCAACCGCACCCCTTAAGAAAAGGATATTCTCTATGCCTATTCCTACGATCTCTGGCATCACTGCCCAAACAATCACAACGGCACGGCTGACGACTCGCGTCCTTTTTAGCGCTGCAGAAGGCGGGACTCCCGTTCTCTTTGTTCATGGCAATGCTTCCTCGGCAACCTTTTGGGAAGAAGTGATGGTTGCACTCCCCGCTGGTTTTCGCGGGATCGCCCCTGATTTGCGCGGGTATGGCGACGCCGAACGGACGAAGAAAGTCAATGCGACGCGAGGCATGGGCGATTTCAGCGATGATCTCGTCGTCCTCTTGGATCATTTGAACGTCTCGGCGGTGCATGTTGTTGGTCATTCGATGGGTGGCTCAGTCATTTGGCGGCTGATGATGGACGCCCCCGCCCGCCTGCTGAGCGTCACCCTCGCCTGCCCCGGCTCGCCTTATGGCTTTGGGGGTACCAAAGGGCTGGATGGGACACCCTGTCAGCCGGACTTTGCCGGATCGGGTGGGGGGATTGTGAATCCCGTCTTTGCCCAACGAATGGCGGCGGGGGATCGCGGCGTAGAAAATCCCCAAACCGCCCCGCGCATCGTCATGAACACGTTTTACTTCAAACCCCCCTTCGCCTCCCCGCGTGAGGAAGATTTGCTCTCCTCGATGCTGGCTGAACATGTTGGCGAACAGGAATACCCAGGGGACAGCATTCCCTCGCCAAACTATCCCTTCGCTGCGCCCGGTGTGTGGGGTCCCGCCAATGCGCTTTCTCCTAAATACACAGGGGATGTGAGCCGCTTATTCAACATCACCCCGAAACCGCCTGTCCTGTGGGTGCGCGGGAGCGATGATCAGATCGTCTCTGATAACTCCCTGTTTGATATGGGGACGCTTGGCATGTTGGGGGCAATTCCCAATTATCCAGGCACAGAGGTCTACCCCCCACAGCCGATGGTCAGCCAAACCCGCACCGTGCTAGAAAAGTACGCCGTCGCTGGCGGACGTTACAAAGAGGCAGTCCTTGCTGAGACAGGGCATACCCCCTATTTGGAAAAACCTGCTGAATTCAACGCCCTCTTTCACGCCCACCTAAAGGGCGGGGCATAACTCCCCCACACCTCCGGCGGCAAGTTCATTGCCGCCGGAGGTGAACGCGCCCCTCTTAGAACATTTGACTTACGTACTTGTGTTCTGTATAATTGGATCATGTTGATCCAAAGTGCCGCTGATCCCCTCACAAAAATCACCCAAATGGGCGATGTCACCCTCTATGAACCCGCTGGTGACCAACCAAGCACAGAGGGGGTAAAAGCTGCCCCCAACAAGCAAGCCGCGTGGACGCCAGCGCCTCTTGGCAAAAGCAGCTCTGACGCCCCATTTCAAGCGCGGAGTTTGGCGGACTGCATCTCGAACGTCAGCACGCCAAGCGGGGCAAAGCCCATGCTCAAGACGATGCTGACGACGGCGTGTGAGCGAAACTGCTATTACTGCCCCTTCCGTGCCGGACGCAGCCGCACCACGCGAGTGACGATCTCCCCTGACGAACTCGCCGCAGCGTTTGATACCCTGCAACGGGCAAAACAGGTTGATGGACTGTTCCTCTCCTCAGGGATTATCAAAGGAAGCGTCACCACCCAAGACAAGCTGATCGACGCGGCAACCATTCTCCGCAAACGCTATGGCTATCGGGGCTATATCCACTTGAAGATCATGCCCGGTGCGGAATACGATCAGATTCATCAGGCAATGCAGTTGGCAGATCGCATTTCGGTGAACCTTGAAGCGCCGACGGATGCTCGTCTGAGCGCCCTCGCTCCCAAGAAGGAATTTCACCGTGAACTGCTCCAAATGCTGCTGTGGGCAGAAGACATTCGACGCAAGCATCCTGGGCAGCGCCTTGCCCGCTCGGTGACGCAATTCGTCGTTGGGGCAGTGGGGGATACCGATCTCGAACTCTTGGGCTTAAGCGATCATCTCTACGCGCAGGCAAGCCTTACCCGCGTCTATTACTCAGCGTTTAGCCCGGTGGGGCAAACCCCGCTAGAAACCACCGCCCCCACCGATCCCCTCCGCACACACCGCCTCTACCAGGCGAGTTTCCTGCTGCGCGATTACGGCTGGAACGTGGAGGAACTTCCTTTTCAGGGGGATGGGAACATGCGCTTGGAGGTTGATCCGAAACGGGCGTGGGCAGAGGAACACCTTCCCCATGCCCCCGTTGAGATTATGACCGCAGATCGGGCGGCACTCTTACGTGTGCCGGGGATTGGGGTGAGCGGCGCAGAGGCAATTCTTACAGCACGAGAAAAGGGCGCGATCCGTGATCTGAGCGCCCTTCGGAAGTTAGGTATTCGCGCTCCTGAACAAGCCGCCCCCTTCATCCTTCTTGGTGGGCGGCGGGTGGAGACACAAGGGCGGTTGTTTTAGCCACGTTACTCCTAATTGCCCGCTGTTTTCAACAACACCCCCAGTGCATCGGCGCTGTAGACAGCGACCCGCCCACTGGCACACACGGGTGGTAGGGAGGCAAATTTCGCCAGTCCCTCTGCCGTGAATTCTCGCTGCTCCGTCGGACCCACATAAATGTAAGTGATTCCATAGCGTTTCACAATATCCATCGCCGTTTTTACATCGGGTGTATTGTAGAGCGTGGCAACTGCCGTGTAGCGATCCTCAATTTGTGGAACGCCATTAGCATCTGTATAGGTTAGCGTGTTTGCGGCGGCGAAGGTTGATCCCCGCCATTGGTTTTCGTGGTTATCCCACCCTAGCAAGGTTGGAATTCCGGTGAGTGCCGCCACCCGCCCATACTCTTTGTTATATGCCAAGCCGCGCTTCGTTGCCTCTGCCACCACATCTTTGGGAGAAGTTGCCGCCTGCGCAAGGCATTGGATCACCGCGTAATCGTCGGGCGTCGAGGCAAGGGACGGCGCCCCGTCAAGGGTCATCGTCGTCACATAGCCGCCTAAATGCCCACCTTCCTTCAGGGCGCGGGTCTGAATGGCAAAGTAGGGGTAAAGCGCTCCGGTGACGATCACAAATGTCAAAAGTCCCGCAAAACCTACGCGGACGATTCGCCCTCCCACATGGGGTTCGCTGATCACTGACCAACAAATATACGCGGCAGCCACGCTCCACACGAGCCATGCCTGATAGTAAAACTTAAACAACATGTTGATGCGCGTTCCAAAGCCATCTTTTAAGTAGATGAATTCTGGGATGAGCGTCAATGCCGCGCCAACGCCGATCAAAAACAAGGCAACGCCCGTCGCTGGACTGTAAGTGATGATCCGCCGTGCCTGAGGATGCTCGCGGGGGAACAAGCGCCCCACTACCGCAACCAAAATCGTCCCAATGATCAAGAAGGTGGGCAGTCCTTGCAGGCGGCGGCTGGCGACATCGGACAATGCCTGACCAATCCCGCCGGATTGATCAACGATGCGGAAAACCCATGTCCGAATGTCATCGTTTAGATAGGCGACGACACCAAGCAGTACCGCCACTACAGCCATGCCCATGATCCCTGTAAACGCTGTTTGGATGGCGAACCGTTCATTGAAGGATCGCCGCACCCGCCCAATCTCGACAAGCAAATAGACCGGGAGCAAAAGGAGGAACGGCGCAAACATCATGATGTACTGCTGCACACGAGTCGTCCAGATCACGTTGGGAAAAAAGCCCCCCGCCTGTGAACGGAAGAACAGGAAGAAGGGCGCATAAAACACCCCCGTCAGCAGGAACAGCCTGACCCCAAACCAACCAATCCCTAGTAGATCATCCCCGCTTAGTTTTCCCGTCCCCGACCAAATCAGCCGACGGAGCGCCTCCACCCCAATGAATACGACGAGAAAAACGGCATCCCATGAGTTGAGGAACACCATCCCCCCCACAAAGATTGTGTAAAGGGCGATCTCCCATCCCTTTGGACGCCGCTTGAGCATGACGAGATTCAGCGCCAGCGCGATCACCAGCATGACAAACGGCATAGAAAGGACGTGCGGATGCAAATCGGAAAGGATGAAACTGAACTGTGGAAACTCGGTGATAATCTCGTTTCCTGTCCCGTCAAGATTGCGGTCATAGACGACGCGGGAATAAGCCCACCACCAATAAGAGCACCACTGATCAACGTCTGTTGTTCCGGTGGCGGGGCAGCGCTCTGTGTTTGGGCGGTGAAGAATGTCCATAAATTGGAGGTTGTCGTTGCCCACAATGCCAAACTGCAAGGGGATTTCGATCATCGTCATCCCAAAGTTACCCATCATCGCCGTGAAAAAGATAGCGAGGACTCCCGCCGCAAGCGCATTACGCTTGTGCGGGCGGGCAGGCGGTGGATCATCTGCCTCGATAGGCTCAGGGTCGCCGCGCCGCAGCATGACCAAATCGTAGACCACGCCGAACGCGCCAAGACTAACCAGCGCAAAAATGAGGCAAACAGCAAGGTTGAAGGCGATTCCGCTCCCTATGCCGCTCAGGTTTGCCAGCGTTCCCATCAGGATATAGCCAAAGTGGTAGTAGCTGATCGCGTAGCCAGACATCCAAGGGTCGGGCGGGGGAAAGGCATCGGCGCGGCGGACGGCGTTCAAAAATGCCATTTCCATCGGCTTTTCTGTCCCCGTCAGGTCAGGATTTAGCGCCCGCACCACCGCCCAGAGGAAGAATAACCCGAAAAAGAGCGCTTCGGTGGTCAGGACAAGGCTGAGGTTTTTCCGCAGCCATGCGCCAAGTGGTTCACCATCCTCTGCATCGCGGCGGGGGCGGAGCGTGGCATAGGCATAGAGCGCCGCGCTGAAAACACCCACCCACACAAGGGCAACCGCCCCCCCTGTGTTTTTCAGCACACCGAGGACGCCGCCGATCCAATAGAAAAAGCCGATCAGCAGCAGACCGGCAGTGCGGGCAAGGGCGTAGCCGCGACTAGGGAGCGCCCCAAACCAACGAAACAGAAAGGGAAACACGGCGACACCCGCCAGCGTGACAAGCAGCCACCAACTGAGTATCGCGCTGAATTCACGCGAAAGCCATTCAAAGAACATCGTTTAGCCTTTTATGACGGTTTATGACCTTATCAGGGCATTTTCTGCCCGTTTTTAGGTTTAGGGTTGATTGCAAATTGATTACGAAGGGTGTGATCCTACCCTAACTTACGGCGCATGGCGATCCGCTATGACTAAGTACAACGGCAAAAGAATTGACGAAAGAATAAAGTGATATCGATGAGAACCTATCATAGTGGATTGCTCGAAGCAACCGCCCAAAGGGAATTAGAAGGATTTTACCAGCAAACGGGGGATGCCAATGCGCCGTGTAGTCACCCACAAAACGATGGTCACAGGGAAAGGGGGTGGAGAGAGTCCCCGTCTCTGTTTACGGGGTGGCTGCTTTCAGCCCGCTGCTTTCGCGGCGGGCGCTCACCAACGGCGATGGGCGCAAGGCATTGCGCCCCTACGGGAATTACCTTGCCAACAGAGCCTAATCATTTACCAACTTATCGAACAAGCCCTTTGATTTCCCCTCCTCCGTAGACACTTTGGCGAAGCGCTGTTGAATTTCCTGCGTCACAATGAACGCATCTCGCCCATAGCGTTGGCGGCTATATTCGCGGATTTTCGCCGCTAACTCTGGGTTGGGGGCGCGGCTGTCGGGCAATGTCCGCACGGGGAAGGGCGGCGTAGCGTTTCCTTCGATCAGCATCTTCGCCAGCATGTGAAAATTTGGCAGGTTCACAAGGTCTTCCAACTCTGCCGGATACATCTCCGGGGCGAGGAACGCCCCATCTTTGATGCCCACCTGAAAGACGAAGAAATTTCCCACATTGCCAAAGACTGCCTCGCGGATTTCATTCATCAATTGGCTGATGAACTGGTTCGCCACCGTCAGCGACACCTTGAACTTGCGTGCTTCGGAAAGCATCTCGCTGAAGGCAGGTGTGACAAAACTTTGGAATTCATCTACGTAGAGGTAAAACGGACGGCGCACGCTCATATCTTGGCGGGCGCGGGTGAGCGCGGCTACCAGCAAGCGCGGCACGAGCAGAAGCCCTAAAAATTGGCTGCTTTGGTAGCCCATTCGCCCCTTAGAAAGGTCAACGAGAAGGATTTTTCCCTCGTCCATAATCTGCCGAAAGTTAAGCGTGTTTTGGCTTTGCCCAATGATGTTACGCATCATTTTGTCGTCCACAAAGCGCCCAAACTTACTCGTCAGCCAGTCAATGACCTCGCCCTTCGCACTGCCCCATCCAAAACGATCCAATTCCTTGCCGATGTTGTTCCAGTAATTGAGAACAACCGGATCCGTCACGTTCTTGATCGTGTGTTCGCGGAAGTCTTTATCAGACAAAAACCGCACAACGTCGATCAGTGTCGTCCCCGGCACGGCTTCCAGCAGCGCCAACATCGCATTACGGATGATGTTCTCAAAGCGCGGTCCAACAATACCCTGATCATGCGGGTCAAACATGCGCCGCATCAAGCCAAGAAAGTCGGCAATGACCATGTTCCCCTCAAACATATCCTCCACATCAAGGATGTTCAGGGCAACGGGGCGTTCGGTGTCCGCCGGATCAAAAATCATCACGTCGTGAAGGCGGTGCGCCGGGATACGTTCCAAAATGAGGCGGATCAAATCGCCGTGAGGGTCAATCACGCCGACACCACGCCCTGCTTCAATATCTTGCAGTGCCATATTGAGCAGCAGCGTAGATTTTCCCGATCCGGTGCGCCCCACAACGTAAGCGTGCCGTGTCCGATCCTGCTCTGTTAGGCGGACAGTCATAGGACGTCCACCTTCCGTTGCCAAGCTCTCACCAATCACAACCCCTTCACGGGGGAGCAAATCTGGCGGATGCACCGTGCGAATCTTCAACACGGGCATCCCGGGCAGCCCGCCGGCGCCGGGGTGAGGAAGGCGTGATGCGGTGAGCGTCTCATCGGGGGTGAACAACCCCCGCCAGCGTTCCAAGCCGCCCGGCGCTGCGCTGTAGACCCACTGTTCTGCTTCAATCGTGCCAAGGTTGCGGCGCACGGCGTCAAGATTGCCCTCATGGAGTGCGGGCGTAATCTCATAGCGGGCAAAGCCAAACAACCCCATGCTGACGATGTTCGGAAGGGCAGCATCCAGCGCCCCCTGTGAGGCGAGTTGAAGTTGGACAACAAAGGCAATCGCCTGCGTCCGGTCTAAAAAGAAGGGATAAAACTGGCGGATGAGACCAGCGCGAAAATCAGGTGTGTTCTCTTTTGCCTCAGCGCCTGTTTCGATCACATCGGGGAGGGTTTCCAGGGCGGGTGTTCCCTGTGTGCGTATTGTCTGGGTGATGATCTCGCGTTCCCACTGGAACACCTCGGTGGGCTTGATGTGAATGTTCAGCAGCGTTGGCTCCGGCTGTTCACTTAAGGCATAAAGCATCCGTGTGAGGGGGTCATCATGGCTGTTTAGGGGATAAACAAGGTAAAGCTCGTCATCCGCCTTGTTTCCCCGTATGGTGATTTCTTTGCGGGTGATCTCCGCCGCACTTTCAATGGGAAAGGGCTGCCGAAGGTAGGCGAGTTCCGCCGCCCCATAGACCGGCTCATAGGTATAGGCTAAGCCTTGCAAGGGAAGGATCGGCTTGATCACTGTCCAAAGCGTTTGGGCAGTGTGGAGCGCCGTCTTTTCATTGGGGGCATCCACACGACAGAGCAGAGCAATCGTCAGCCGCCCCCCACCGCCAATGTAGCGCCAGGCCAAATCAAGTTCAACGCCCGCGCCGGCGCCGCCGTTGAAGACGCTCACCGCTGTCAAAAGCTCAGCACAGCGATCCCGAATAGGCAAGATGGTACGCGCTGCCCGCACATTGACGATTTTCACCGCAAAGTACGCTGCATAGCCGGTGGCTGCCTTGCGCCGCAGTGTGTCGGGAGAAACCCGCGTCGCAAACGGCTCAAGGTGAATATAAGGGGCTTCCTGAAGGCGGTTGACAATCGCAACGCGCAGGGCATGAATAGCCGCCACATCGACCCCTGCCGCTGCCTCCGGCACAGTGGCAAGGCGTTCGCGGGCGTCTTGCACCTTTCCAGTGGCAAGGTCTATCTCTGCCAACGCCATGCTTGCTGCTCCTCCCCACAGCGGATCGGCAAGGATGCTCCCCAAGATGCGTCGCCCGTCGGCAAGGCGATTCGTTCCGGCGTACACCCGCCCGATGATCAACCGCCCTTGCACATGGTCAGGGGCAAGTTCAAGGGCGCGTCTGGCAAGGGTTTCCGCCTCCATCGTGTTGTGCTGATCGAGCGCCTGACTCGCCGTTGTGATCAAGCTATCAATGTAGGCAGCACGCCGCGTCGCATAGGCGGCACGCCATCCTCGCCCATCAGGGATCGCCGCCGCGTAAGCATCTGCCACCAGCCAACGCTCCGCTGCGGCAAGGGCATCAATCAGTGGGCGAGTTAGTTTTCCAGGAAATTTTTTCAGGGTTTGGGGCGTAATCTTCCCCATCAGGTGAGCAATACCCTCTATCTTCATGCCGCTGTGAAATTGGGCAATGACCAGCCACGCAAAATCGTGTTCTTCGGCAAGAGGCTGCGTCGTTA from Anaerolineales bacterium carries:
- a CDS encoding cellulase family glycosylhydrolase → MSLRSLRWVAACIFCAFLLGSFESAPRSAAQGGGGGVSDARFARLAKGVNLPFWFWMGPAEAKQLETRFTDEEFAALRAMGLTHVRLPIDWSFIADESAVDLLHADHLAALDRAIERLFAADLAVIIDLHAVPTPQAGQYSGALENDPKFLATFKRFWLSFAKHLSRFDPERLFLAAMNEPTFQQDPSRWAAMQPEIVATLREGAPDHTLIATGALWSSLETLLRLTPLADPNVIYEFHFYDPFAFTHQGATWIGENPVTRLREVPFPPNETAMTRLYNRKRNDPDALRAAQAYAEENWTPERITKRLAEAGAWAKKYGVRVICTEFGVYSEYAPPQDRANWHGAVVKALEGQGIGWTMWEYDRSFGLVTRYGKKVEVNRPLAEAMGLTLP
- a CDS encoding 3-oxoacyl-ACP synthase; protein product: MSLPTIGIAGIGTYFPPHIETAAEIVERTGIPESILQQKMGIVQRHIAGETDTISHMATIAAQRALEDAGIPPSAVGAVISHGSEHKDHLVWNAAAKIQGNLGAVNAFAFEVYALCAGAAIAVGAAQGLMIANPSLACAVLVAASREHDLVNLSNPRTRFMTNFGAGAGAMVLARDYPRNHIVGMSAFTDGSLAEAVILSQSREVAGERPEVSADLRGKLDVIQPEYMTERLGETSLRNFVRVIEEATSRAGAGLGDIAFLGITHMKRSFYEEILAAVGLTPAQSVYLQDYGHVQSADQVLALQLGLQAGTIRPGDLVVLAGAGVGYTWSALAIRWG
- a CDS encoding long-chain fatty acid--CoA ligase: MLQPSPQSSHYVTDWLERRAALTPNRIALQDTLIGRDLTYSAWNAVTNQTAHFLSDLGVRKGDRVAVYATNRTEYLEVWHACGKLGAILQNVNWRLALPEVDHLLKDASPTVILYSGEFAAQIETLRPTLTTVREYVAFDPPYHRTLPFEKRLSFPTTAPDRPSLTLDDTWVICYTGGTTGLPKGALLTHGNMTWNSVNTVTSWGLDANDVGIISTPLFHTGALNVFTLPLIHVGGKSILCQRFDSNQIFDLIETGGVTVFFGVPTMFLALQQHPRWESADFSRLKIVISGGAPCPMPIFERFWAKGVDFKTGYGLTEAGPNTFWLPPEDVRRKPGAVGRPLIHVDVRVVRSDGSDCAADEPGELIIRGAHVTPGYWNNPTATAEAIREGWLHTGDLAKCDSEGYYTIVGRLKEMIISGGENIYPAEVESVLFAHPAIAAAALIGIPDPTWGEVGRAIVVLEVGRTLTVDELVQFLRERLAGYKVPKSIRFVNELPQTGAGKVDKQLLAHLYGG
- a CDS encoding alpha/beta hydrolase, whose protein sequence is MPIPTISGITAQTITTARLTTRVLFSAAEGGTPVLFVHGNASSATFWEEVMVALPAGFRGIAPDLRGYGDAERTKKVNATRGMGDFSDDLVVLLDHLNVSAVHVVGHSMGGSVIWRLMMDAPARLLSVTLACPGSPYGFGGTKGLDGTPCQPDFAGSGGGIVNPVFAQRMAAGDRGVENPQTAPRIVMNTFYFKPPFASPREEDLLSSMLAEHVGEQEYPGDSIPSPNYPFAAPGVWGPANALSPKYTGDVSRLFNITPKPPVLWVRGSDDQIVSDNSLFDMGTLGMLGAIPNYPGTEVYPPQPMVSQTRTVLEKYAVAGGRYKEAVLAETGHTPYLEKPAEFNALFHAHLKGGA
- a CDS encoding radical SAM protein, with product MLIQSAADPLTKITQMGDVTLYEPAGDQPSTEGVKAAPNKQAAWTPAPLGKSSSDAPFQARSLADCISNVSTPSGAKPMLKTMLTTACERNCYYCPFRAGRSRTTRVTISPDELAAAFDTLQRAKQVDGLFLSSGIIKGSVTTQDKLIDAATILRKRYGYRGYIHLKIMPGAEYDQIHQAMQLADRISVNLEAPTDARLSALAPKKEFHRELLQMLLWAEDIRRKHPGQRLARSVTQFVVGAVGDTDLELLGLSDHLYAQASLTRVYYSAFSPVGQTPLETTAPTDPLRTHRLYQASFLLRDYGWNVEELPFQGDGNMRLEVDPKRAWAEEHLPHAPVEIMTADRAALLRVPGIGVSGAEAILTAREKGAIRDLSALRKLGIRAPEQAAPFILLGGRRVETQGRLF
- a CDS encoding DUF87 domain-containing protein — its product is MSSELLTVRLDNVHAALDKGQPEIALDLLREILQTAQTVEVYRLRLDVLVALIQKGIFDVNALHETLQWLKEHHPALYGQEAILAPFAKMIRHHVDKLSLQIETENVEMSAETINTIDSTLQLADHFPEVAYLRVIFEGQLFLLAQRAKELAGKFATLRRTLDIHQINSKNKNRKRNFETRTEVADLLHNSEQVLALLPSGDPYRAFLFRLMGLLCEAKEEWIRRAYEAYQEAAACGLDVEENLKRLLPKAWHTYSKDTLFQIDTLIQAGKAAEAANIAEALYALAPRPEGLLVWGDALFGLGNYAAAEKKYTKAYPYTAKASNTKHLQEMIALHQKATLLAAAIKQEGEKADKAGDPHPLARLTFGTKDLQHQALTGLYRTYQAQGKVAEAQTTLSALLNDPKLPEEVSPRIVPVVERLEQEASRSEVEAQRATALAHAEAKAWHAASEGFYRLTTQPLAEEHDFAWLVIAQFHSGMKIEGIAHLMGKITPQTLKKFPGKLTRPLIDALAAAERWLVADAYAAAIPDGRGWRAAYATRRAAYIDSLITTASQALDQHNTMEAETLARRALELAPDHVQGRLIIGRVYAGTNRLADGRRILGSILADPLWGGAASMALAEIDLATGKVQDARERLATVPEAAAGVDVAAIHALRVAIVNRLQEAPYIHLEPFATRVSPDTLRRKAATGYAAYFAVKIVNVRAARTILPIRDRCAELLTAVSVFNGGAGAGVELDLAWRYIGGGGRLTIALLCRVDAPNEKTALHTAQTLWTVIKPILPLQGLAYTYEPVYGAAELAYLRQPFPIESAAEITRKEITIRGNKADDELYLVYPLNSHDDPLTRMLYALSEQPEPTLLNIHIKPTEVFQWEREIITQTIRTQGTPALETLPDVIETGAEAKENTPDFRAGLIRQFYPFFLDRTQAIAFVVQLQLASQGALDAALPNIVSMGLFGFARYEITPALHEGNLDAVRRNLGTIEAEQWVYSAAPGGLERWRGLFTPDETLTASRLPHPGAGGLPGMPVLKIRTVHPPDLLPREGVVIGESLATEGGRPMTVRLTEQDRTRHAYVVGRTGSGKSTLLLNMALQDIEAGRGVGVIDPHGDLIRLILERIPAHRLHDVMIFDPADTERPVALNILDVEDMFEGNMVIADFLGLMRRMFDPHDQGIVGPRFENIIRNAMLALLEAVPGTTLIDVVRFLSDKDFREHTIKNVTDPVVLNYWNNIGKELDRFGWGSAKGEVIDWLTSKFGRFVDDKMMRNIIGQSQNTLNFRQIMDEGKILLVDLSKGRMGYQSSQFLGLLLVPRLLVAALTRARQDMSVRRPFYLYVDEFQSFVTPAFSEMLSEARKFKVSLTVANQFISQLMNEIREAVFGNVGNFFVFQVGIKDGAFLAPEMYPAELEDLVNLPNFHMLAKMLIEGNATPPFPVRTLPDSRAPNPELAAKIREYSRQRYGRDAFIVTQEIQQRFAKVSTEEGKSKGLFDKLVND